From the genome of Spirosomataceae bacterium TFI 002, one region includes:
- a CDS encoding IMP dehydrogenase: protein MDTSKLLFEALTYDDVLLVPAYSEILPRDTSTKTQLTKKIWLNIPLISAAMDTVTESDMAVAVAQEGGIGIIHKNMSIDEQAEQVRRVKRSESGMIIDPITLFKDALVGDALKLMQDFKVGGIPVITADNKLYGIVTNRDLRFQNDMSRPIEEIMTKDKLITAKVGVGLDEAETILKDYKIEKLPIIDDKGFLAGLITYKDILKKRNKPNAAKDKLGRLLVGAALGVTPDIDARIKALTKAGVDVVSIDTAHGHSKGVIDTLKRIKATYPDLQVICGNVATGEGAKALVEAGADAVKVGVGPGSICTTRIIAGIGMPQLSAVYEAAKAIEGSGVPIIADGGVRFSGDIVKAIAGGASSVMIGSLLAGTDEAPGETSIYEGRKYKSYRGMGSVEAMEDGSKDRYFQDTEDDIAKLVPEGIVGRVPYKGLAREVLYQLTGGLKAGMGYCGSKDITALQQAKFIKMSAAGMRESHPHDIQIMREAPNYSR from the coding sequence ATGGATACCTCAAAGCTTCTCTTCGAAGCACTTACCTACGACGACGTTTTACTCGTCCCAGCATACTCCGAAATACTTCCTAGAGATACAAGTACAAAGACTCAGCTAACAAAGAAAATTTGGTTGAATATTCCTTTGATTTCGGCTGCAATGGATACTGTTACAGAAAGCGATATGGCTGTAGCTGTAGCACAAGAAGGCGGAATCGGTATCATTCACAAAAACATGAGTATAGATGAGCAAGCCGAGCAAGTTCGCAGAGTAAAGCGATCTGAATCTGGAATGATCATAGACCCTATCACGCTTTTCAAAGACGCATTGGTAGGAGATGCACTCAAGCTCATGCAGGACTTCAAAGTAGGTGGAATTCCTGTAATCACCGCCGATAATAAATTGTACGGAATAGTTACCAATAGAGACCTTCGTTTTCAAAACGACATGAGTAGGCCTATTGAAGAAATCATGACTAAAGACAAGCTCATCACTGCTAAAGTAGGGGTGGGTTTAGATGAGGCAGAGACCATTCTGAAAGATTATAAAATAGAGAAATTGCCAATTATTGATGACAAAGGTTTTTTGGCTGGGCTCATTACGTATAAGGATATACTAAAGAAACGAAACAAGCCTAATGCAGCCAAAGATAAGCTAGGAAGGTTGCTAGTAGGAGCAGCATTGGGAGTAACTCCAGATATTGATGCTCGTATAAAAGCCCTTACCAAAGCAGGTGTAGATGTAGTGAGTATTGATACAGCTCATGGCCATTCCAAAGGAGTGATTGATACACTTAAAAGAATTAAAGCAACTTATCCAGATCTTCAAGTAATATGTGGGAATGTTGCCACAGGCGAAGGAGCAAAAGCATTAGTAGAAGCAGGAGCTGATGCCGTCAAAGTAGGAGTAGGTCCAGGAAGTATATGTACCACTCGTATCATTGCAGGTATTGGGATGCCACAACTAAGTGCTGTTTACGAAGCAGCTAAGGCAATAGAAGGAAGCGGAGTACCAATCATTGCAGATGGTGGTGTTCGTTTCTCTGGAGACATTGTAAAAGCCATTGCGGGTGGAGCAAGTTCTGTGATGATAGGTTCACTACTGGCAGGAACCGACGAAGCACCAGGCGAAACATCAATTTACGAAGGACGTAAGTACAAGAGCTACCGTGGAATGGGCTCAGTAGAAGCCATGGAAGATGGTAGCAAGGATCGATATTTCCAAGATACAGAAGACGATATCGCTAAACTCGTACCCGAAGGCATCGTAGGTAGAGTGCCTTACAAAGGACTCGCAAGAGAAGTGCTTTATCAACTCACTGGTGGTCTAAAAGCTGGAATGGGCTATTGTGGTTCCAAAGATATCACGGCATTACAGCAAGCCAAATTCATTAAAATGTCTGCTGCAGGAATGAGAGAGTCTCATCCTCACGATATCCAGATCATGCGTGAAGCACCTAATTATAGTAGGTAA
- a CDS encoding serpin B, which translates to MKALFPLLTITLLCVVACTTTNTIAPKPIEISSDFAQRTTDFSFDFLKTLNKEEKPEKNFFVSPLGLHMALGMLMNGSATSSEEELMKTLKLEGLSLADVNANYLKLIDGLPLVDSKVTNTLANSVWQDINFNTESSYLETLKKSFKAQLYQENFALAGTVDKINKWASDNTNAKIEKVLDQISPDQVMFLINALYFKGDWANQFDVENTYKATFSGLNESGQIDMMSKRDTFAFADMIDYKMAELTYGSGQYSMVLVLPSNDKTLDGIIENMNTSSWEEDLKKLRVQKIDLEIPKIKMEYSVKLNEVLAKMGMPSLFTSAADLSKISPPAGKLQVGFVKQDSFVEIDEKGTEAAAVTTIGIEVTSVPNYPRFVCNKPFLFFIREKSSNTIQFVGKIVNL; encoded by the coding sequence ATGAAAGCATTATTTCCATTGCTTACTATTACATTATTATGCGTTGTCGCTTGTACAACTACGAATACCATCGCTCCAAAGCCGATAGAAATTTCTAGTGATTTTGCTCAGAGAACAACCGATTTCTCTTTTGACTTTTTGAAGACTTTAAATAAAGAGGAAAAGCCTGAAAAAAACTTCTTTGTTTCTCCTCTAGGGCTTCACATGGCACTTGGTATGTTGATGAATGGATCAGCCACAAGTTCTGAAGAAGAACTGATGAAAACGCTTAAGCTGGAAGGTCTATCTCTTGCCGATGTAAATGCAAACTACTTGAAACTCATTGATGGTTTGCCACTAGTGGACTCCAAAGTGACCAACACCTTGGCAAATTCGGTTTGGCAAGATATTAATTTCAATACCGAGAGTAGTTATTTGGAAACCCTCAAGAAAAGCTTCAAAGCTCAGTTGTATCAAGAAAACTTTGCTTTAGCTGGAACAGTAGATAAAATAAACAAATGGGCGAGTGATAATACAAATGCCAAAATCGAAAAAGTATTAGATCAAATTTCACCAGATCAAGTTATGTTTTTGATCAATGCCTTATATTTCAAAGGAGACTGGGCGAATCAGTTTGATGTAGAAAATACCTATAAAGCTACTTTCTCAGGACTAAACGAATCGGGTCAAATAGATATGATGTCAAAGCGTGACACATTCGCATTTGCTGATATGATTGACTACAAAATGGCTGAACTTACTTACGGTTCGGGTCAATATTCAATGGTTTTAGTACTTCCTAGCAATGACAAAACTTTAGATGGGATTATAGAAAACATGAATACCAGTAGCTGGGAAGAGGATTTGAAGAAACTAAGAGTTCAAAAAATAGACCTAGAGATTCCTAAAATCAAAATGGAGTATAGTGTAAAGTTGAATGAGGTACTTGCCAAGATGGGAATGCCAAGTTTGTTTACTTCTGCTGCCGATTTGTCCAAGATCTCCCCTCCAGCCGGAAAACTGCAAGTTGGTTTTGTGAAGCAAGATAGTTTTGTGGAGATAGATGAAAAAGGAACAGAGGCAGCTGCTGTTACTACCATTGGGATAGAGGTGACATCAGTACCAAACTACCCTAGGTTTGTATGTAATAAACCATTTTTATTCTTCATACGAGAGAAAAGCAGTAATACAATTCAGTTTGTTGGTAAAATTGTAAACTTGTAA
- a CDS encoding CDP-alcohol phosphatidyltransferase, whose amino-acid sequence MSKLSAEDKFFDLSDYGRYPAKLIARFLVKTSCTPIQVTLIFGVVGAFAIVAILQGYYITGALLLILKSIIDAADGELARIKNMPSYSGRYLDSVFDIILNFFFLMAIAHVANQPYWLAFIAFVAIQLQGTLYNYYYLIVRHRSVGGDVTSKIFEHRSPTAIGNESQKLVDFLFQSYVILYGGFDKIIHLIDPLAYKVKSFPKWFMTMISMYGLGFHLLLMAVFLTMYLPALIIPVLTIFTLPLFIFVGIRRLKIK is encoded by the coding sequence ATGTCAAAACTTTCGGCCGAAGATAAATTCTTCGATTTATCCGATTATGGAAGATATCCTGCCAAGTTAATTGCACGTTTTCTTGTAAAAACCTCTTGTACTCCTATTCAAGTCACTTTGATTTTTGGGGTTGTAGGTGCCTTTGCTATCGTAGCTATACTTCAAGGATATTATATTACAGGAGCCCTACTTTTGATCTTAAAATCAATTATTGATGCTGCTGACGGAGAACTAGCTCGAATAAAAAATATGCCATCTTACAGTGGTAGATACCTCGATAGCGTATTTGATATTATTCTAAACTTTTTCTTCCTTATGGCAATTGCTCATGTTGCCAATCAGCCCTATTGGTTAGCTTTTATTGCTTTTGTCGCCATTCAACTCCAAGGCACCTTATACAATTACTATTATTTAATTGTTCGCCATCGGTCTGTTGGAGGTGATGTAACTAGCAAGATTTTTGAACATAGATCTCCAACCGCAATTGGAAATGAAAGCCAAAAACTTGTAGACTTCTTGTTTCAATCTTATGTGATTCTGTATGGCGGATTTGATAAAATCATTCACCTGATAGATCCATTAGCATACAAAGTAAAGTCTTTCCCTAAGTGGTTCATGACGATGATCTCCATGTACGGACTAGGCTTTCACCTCCTCCTCATGGCAGTTTTCTTGACTATGTACCTTCCAGCATTAATCATCCCGGTATTGACTATCTTTACCTTGCCCTTATTCATATTCGTGGGGATAAGGCGACTTAAAATTAAATAG
- a CDS encoding Sigma 54 modulation protein / S30EA ribosomal protein: MIIQYNTDKTITGDERNEDYFTSLISKELDRFQSHLTRVEVHLKDENGKKDGFQDIRCLIEARMEGKPPIAVSNQADTVSNAVSGAIDKLKSSLETIIGRIKTR, from the coding sequence ATGATAATTCAATATAACACAGATAAGACAATAACTGGTGACGAGAGAAACGAAGATTATTTTACTTCTCTTATTTCCAAAGAACTTGACAGATTTCAATCTCACTTAACAAGAGTGGAGGTACATCTTAAAGATGAAAATGGCAAAAAAGATGGTTTTCAAGATATTCGATGTTTAATAGAAGCTCGAATGGAAGGTAAGCCTCCAATAGCAGTTTCAAACCAAGCAGATACAGTTTCAAATGCAGTTTCAGGAGCCATAGACAAACTAAAAAGCTCATTAGAAACCATTATAGGGCGTATCAAAACACGCTAA
- a CDS encoding cysteine desulfurase produces the protein MKKTIYFDNAATTPLDKDVLDSMIPHLTENFGNASSIHSVGRKAKSAIEMARKKVASLLNTSPAEIFFTSGGTEADNAILKGAIQSKGIKTVITSKVEHHAVIHPLEALEKEGKIELIFLSLDSKGNPSLTELETLLGQKENILVSLMHGNNEIGNILDLHKVGELCSQHNALFHSDTVQTVAKLPIDLLNTPIDFITGAAHKFYGPKGVGFMYLKAGSGIKPYIEGGAQERNMRGGTENIAGAVGLATALEIAISQQNERKDYILDLKKYFITAIQNAIPGVQFNGASGDVENSMFHVVNVCFPAHPDNQMLLFSLDIEGICVSGGSACSSGTDIGSHVLAQLNIPEEHANIRFSFSYKNTKEEIDTVIAALQKILK, from the coding sequence ATGAAAAAAACAATCTATTTTGACAATGCAGCCACCACTCCTTTGGACAAGGATGTTTTGGATAGCATGATTCCTCATTTAACCGAGAATTTTGGAAATGCATCTTCTATTCATAGTGTAGGGAGAAAAGCAAAATCAGCAATAGAAATGGCTCGAAAAAAAGTAGCCAGCCTATTGAACACCTCTCCAGCCGAAATATTCTTCACCTCAGGAGGTACCGAAGCTGATAATGCAATCTTAAAAGGAGCTATTCAGAGCAAAGGAATCAAAACGGTAATTACCAGTAAGGTAGAGCACCATGCGGTGATTCATCCTTTAGAGGCTTTGGAAAAAGAAGGGAAAATTGAACTCATCTTTTTGTCTTTGGACAGTAAAGGAAATCCTTCTCTCACGGAATTAGAGACATTGCTAGGGCAAAAGGAGAATATTTTGGTCAGCCTCATGCATGGTAATAACGAAATAGGAAATATCCTTGATCTTCATAAAGTTGGAGAATTGTGTTCTCAACATAACGCTCTCTTTCATTCCGACACCGTACAAACAGTTGCAAAATTACCTATCGACCTATTAAATACGCCGATTGACTTTATTACCGGAGCAGCACATAAATTTTATGGACCCAAGGGTGTCGGCTTTATGTATCTCAAAGCAGGAAGCGGCATCAAACCTTATATAGAAGGCGGAGCACAGGAGCGAAACATGAGAGGAGGTACAGAAAACATTGCTGGTGCAGTAGGTCTTGCAACTGCCTTAGAAATTGCTATTTCGCAACAGAATGAAAGAAAAGACTACATTCTTGACTTGAAAAAGTACTTTATTACCGCTATTCAAAATGCGATACCCGGTGTACAGTTCAATGGAGCATCAGGAGATGTAGAGAACAGTATGTTTCATGTGGTAAATGTTTGCTTTCCTGCCCATCCAGATAACCAAATGTTGCTCTTCAGTCTCGATATAGAGGGTATTTGTGTGAGTGGAGGTAGTGCTTGCTCTAGCGGTACGGATATTGGATCGCATGTACTTGCCCAACTAAATATACCTGAAGAGCATGCAAACATCAGGTTCTCATTTAGCTACAAAAACACTAAAGAAGAGATTGACACAGTAATTGCAGCCTTGCAAAAAATACTTAAATAG
- a CDS encoding Lrp/AsnC family transcriptional regulator, regulator for asnA, asnC and gidA — protein sequence MDKVDLEILKLLELNARKPYAEIANQLGISNTMVHQRVNKLREKGILLGTTVKLDESKLGYEWSAFTGIILKEDSSSADIIKELEKIPEVTECYYITGQYTLYIRIVAKSSQHMRAVLYDKIDHIPGVLKTESLIHFGTAFKRNAPLI from the coding sequence ATGGATAAAGTAGACCTAGAAATATTAAAACTGTTAGAGCTCAATGCTCGAAAACCATATGCAGAAATTGCAAATCAACTAGGGATTTCAAATACCATGGTTCACCAAAGAGTAAATAAATTACGCGAAAAAGGAATTTTACTTGGCACTACAGTTAAGCTTGACGAAAGCAAGTTGGGGTATGAGTGGAGTGCGTTCACAGGTATTATACTTAAAGAGGACTCAAGTTCTGCCGACATTATCAAAGAGCTAGAGAAGATACCTGAGGTGACGGAATGTTACTACATCACAGGTCAATACACTTTATACATTAGGATAGTCGCCAAAAGTAGCCAGCACATGAGAGCCGTATTATATGATAAAATCGATCATATACCAGGCGTACTCAAAACCGAATCACTAATCCATTTCGGAACAGCATTTAAGCGAAATGCTCCATTGATTTGA
- a CDS encoding ornithine--oxo-acid transaminase — protein MEKITNSAELIALENKHGAHNYHPLPVVLDRGDGVFVWDVEGKRYYDFLSAYSAVNQGHCHPKIIGAMTEQATKLTLTSRAFYNSQLGIYEKYMSEYFGFDKVLPMNTGAEAVETALKICRKWAYEKKGIPENEAKIIVCENNFHGRTISIISFSNDADARKNFGPYTAGFVKIPYDDIEALAAVLESDPNIAGFLVEPIQGEAGVFTPASDYLAKAQALCKSKNVLFIADEIQTGIARTGSLLAVCGNCTCEHKCEQQESYVEPDILILGKALSGGVYPVSAVLADDEIMNVIKPGQHGSTFGGNPVAAAVAMAALNVVYDEKLSQNARKLGELFRNKMDEYIKDSKIVKSVRGKGLLNAILINDTPESDTAWNICVALKDNGLLAKPTHGNIIRFAPPLVMTEEQLLDCVGIITKTLKAFE, from the coding sequence ATGGAAAAAATCACAAACTCAGCTGAGCTCATCGCTCTCGAAAACAAACATGGAGCTCATAATTACCACCCACTTCCTGTGGTATTAGATCGTGGAGACGGTGTTTTTGTATGGGATGTGGAAGGAAAAAGGTATTACGATTTTTTATCAGCATATTCTGCGGTTAACCAAGGGCATTGTCATCCAAAAATTATAGGAGCAATGACTGAACAAGCCACGAAATTGACACTTACTTCAAGGGCTTTTTACAATAGCCAATTAGGGATATACGAAAAATACATGAGTGAGTACTTTGGCTTTGACAAGGTACTTCCAATGAATACTGGTGCTGAAGCAGTAGAAACTGCACTTAAGATATGCCGCAAATGGGCATACGAAAAGAAAGGCATTCCAGAAAACGAGGCAAAAATCATCGTTTGTGAGAATAACTTTCATGGCCGTACGATCTCTATCATTTCATTTAGTAATGATGCCGATGCACGTAAAAACTTTGGACCTTACACTGCTGGTTTTGTTAAAATTCCATACGACGACATAGAGGCATTAGCCGCTGTTTTAGAAAGTGACCCAAATATTGCTGGCTTTTTGGTGGAGCCTATACAAGGTGAAGCTGGAGTATTCACCCCTGCTAGTGATTACCTCGCAAAGGCCCAGGCATTATGTAAGAGTAAGAATGTTCTTTTTATAGCAGACGAAATACAGACAGGTATCGCAAGAACAGGTTCTCTACTTGCGGTTTGTGGAAACTGTACTTGTGAACACAAATGCGAGCAACAAGAGAGTTATGTGGAACCTGACATACTTATTTTAGGAAAAGCACTGAGTGGTGGAGTATACCCAGTTTCTGCAGTTCTTGCCGATGATGAAATCATGAATGTAATAAAGCCCGGGCAACACGGTTCTACTTTTGGTGGTAACCCAGTGGCGGCGGCTGTTGCAATGGCAGCATTGAATGTAGTATATGACGAAAAACTCTCTCAAAACGCTAGAAAACTTGGCGAACTCTTCCGCAATAAGATGGATGAATATATCAAGGATTCTAAAATCGTAAAAAGTGTTCGTGGCAAGGGTTTGCTCAATGCAATATTGATCAACGATACACCAGAAAGTGACACTGCTTGGAATATTTGTGTGGCATTAAAAGACAATGGACTACTTGCAAAACCTACGCACGGCAACATCATTCGTTTTGCACCTCCACTCGTTATGACAGAGGAACAATTGCTCGACTGTGTTGGTATAATCACCAAGACATTGAAGGCTTTTGAGTAA
- a CDS encoding Predicted arabinose efflux permease, MFS family (manually curated), with amino-acid sequence MTNSPKILSKHFLLMCLSSFLFFSSFNMLIPELPDFLTSLGGAEYKGWIIGIFTITAGLSRPFSGRLTDRWGRIPVMILGAMVCVICGFIYPLVLTTFWFLALRMFHGFSTGFKPTGTAAYIADIVPSDKRGEAMGIYGFVTSTGMALGPFIGSLLAQYTSLNTLFYTSSAFSFLSVAILYKMEETLPVEQREKLSFKMLKIRFQDIFDKDVLPVTVVVFCTSFSFGTVLTVAPDLSKLVGFENKGIYFLIFTLSSLFTRIIAGKISDKKGRIPTLIVGSVLLIFSLLATSITTSSLAFIIGGILFGFAWGIISPSYQAWTVDLSKVKNRGRAIATMYIALEAGIGCGAVLPMFLYQNKAEQLPWAFYSGIAIAGIGLIYLLTKRKMS; translated from the coding sequence TTGACTAATTCTCCAAAGATACTTAGCAAGCACTTTTTACTAATGTGCTTGAGCTCCTTCCTCTTTTTTTCTAGTTTCAATATGCTCATTCCTGAGCTGCCAGACTTCCTAACGTCTTTGGGAGGAGCAGAATACAAGGGATGGATCATTGGGATATTTACAATCACAGCTGGCTTATCAAGGCCATTTAGTGGTAGACTGACCGACCGATGGGGAAGAATCCCCGTGATGATATTGGGAGCCATGGTTTGTGTCATTTGTGGTTTTATTTATCCATTGGTGCTTACTACTTTTTGGTTTTTAGCTTTGAGAATGTTTCATGGCTTTTCCACTGGATTTAAACCTACAGGTACCGCTGCATACATTGCGGATATCGTTCCAAGCGACAAAAGAGGTGAAGCCATGGGAATTTATGGTTTCGTAACAAGTACAGGTATGGCTTTAGGGCCATTTATTGGTAGCCTTTTGGCACAATACACCTCACTGAACACTTTATTCTATACCTCATCCGCGTTTTCATTTCTATCCGTAGCTATTTTGTACAAAATGGAAGAGACATTGCCTGTAGAACAAAGGGAAAAACTTTCATTCAAAATGCTCAAAATCCGCTTTCAAGATATTTTTGACAAGGATGTGTTACCGGTTACGGTAGTAGTATTTTGTACTTCATTTAGTTTTGGAACAGTGCTTACTGTTGCTCCCGACTTGAGTAAACTAGTTGGTTTTGAAAACAAGGGGATTTACTTTCTAATATTTACCTTATCGTCTCTTTTCACACGTATAATTGCTGGTAAAATTTCGGACAAAAAAGGAAGGATACCAACCCTCATCGTAGGTAGTGTATTATTAATTTTCAGCTTGCTTGCCACATCTATCACTACTAGCTCTCTTGCTTTTATTATTGGTGGAATTCTATTCGGCTTTGCTTGGGGCATTATTTCGCCTTCGTATCAAGCATGGACAGTAGATTTATCAAAAGTTAAAAACAGAGGAAGGGCAATTGCCACCATGTACATCGCACTTGAAGCAGGAATTGGCTGTGGAGCAGTATTACCCATGTTTTTGTATCAAAACAAGGCAGAACAACTCCCTTGGGCTTTTTATTCTGGAATTGCAATTGCAGGAATTGGACTTATTTACCTACTCACTAAAAGAAAAATGTCGTAA
- a CDS encoding DinB superfamily protein: protein MTKQEIIVEFENAYRSMATTCHKVAEGDFYKPIGEKWSPAENLRHLTIAAKLFSRGLNAPKIALWVKFGRTLRKSKSQDEIIRNYQSAEVPAVTGFEPRFKDETTKEKELEEFLKYHSEVVKALSKWSEFQINSYIIPQPILGKTTLREFLYFMIYHTGHHEKAVLKIKNPA, encoded by the coding sequence ATGACAAAGCAAGAGATAATTGTTGAGTTTGAAAATGCGTACAGATCAATGGCAACAACTTGCCATAAAGTCGCGGAAGGAGACTTTTACAAACCCATAGGTGAAAAATGGTCTCCTGCCGAAAATCTAAGACACTTAACTATTGCGGCAAAGCTTTTCTCAAGAGGATTGAATGCTCCAAAGATCGCACTTTGGGTAAAATTTGGAAGAACTTTGAGAAAGTCCAAAAGCCAAGATGAGATCATTAGAAACTATCAGAGTGCCGAAGTGCCAGCAGTAACAGGTTTTGAGCCAAGGTTCAAAGATGAAACCACCAAGGAGAAAGAGCTTGAAGAGTTTCTAAAGTACCATAGTGAAGTTGTAAAGGCACTTTCCAAATGGAGTGAATTCCAAATCAACAGCTATATCATTCCTCAGCCTATATTGGGGAAAACCACTTTACGAGAATTTCTGTACTTCATGATTTACCACACAGGACACCATGAAAAGGCGGTTTTGAAAATAAAAAATCCTGCTTGA
- a CDS encoding Lysophospholipase L1 produces the protein MKILSLLSLIFLFTAFTAAPPKKVVFFGDSITQAGVRPGGYITLIQEMLKDKGMQDKYQVFGEGIGGNKVYDLYLRMEDDVFSHNPDHVFIYIGVNDVWHKASHGTGTDADKFKKFYQALIDKMKAKGIQLTICTPATIGERTDHSNSQDGDLNYYSNMIRDLAKENNCDLIDLRKEFTSYNLKNNPENLYKGVLTSDGVHLNDKGNKMVADLMFANMTAAK, from the coding sequence ATGAAAATTTTATCCCTTTTATCACTCATTTTTTTGTTCACAGCTTTCACTGCCGCACCTCCCAAGAAAGTGGTTTTCTTTGGTGATTCTATAACACAAGCGGGTGTAAGGCCGGGTGGTTACATCACCTTGATTCAAGAAATGCTCAAGGATAAAGGGATGCAGGATAAATATCAAGTTTTTGGGGAAGGTATAGGGGGTAACAAGGTTTATGACCTATATCTCAGAATGGAAGATGATGTTTTTTCTCATAATCCAGATCATGTATTTATCTATATTGGGGTGAATGATGTGTGGCACAAAGCTTCGCACGGTACCGGAACAGATGCAGACAAGTTCAAAAAGTTTTACCAGGCTTTGATAGATAAAATGAAAGCAAAAGGTATTCAACTAACGATTTGTACGCCTGCAACCATAGGTGAGCGTACTGACCACAGCAATAGTCAAGATGGTGATTTAAACTATTATAGTAATATGATCCGTGATTTGGCAAAGGAAAACAATTGCGATTTGATTGATTTGCGTAAAGAGTTCACTAGTTATAATCTTAAAAACAATCCTGAGAATCTATATAAAGGCGTGCTTACATCTGACGGAGTACATCTTAATGATAAGGGTAATAAAATGGTTGCAGACTTAATGTTTGCTAATATGACGGCAGCCAAATAA